The region ttttaaccttctccaagatcaaccatagaacattacagcatatcATAGAATATTACAGGAAGATAGGCcagtatacactcagtgggcactttattataTCCATCTGCTTGCTAATGgaaatagctaatcagccaatcatgtggcagcaactcaatgcgtaaaagtgtgcagccatggtcaagaggttccacTGTTAAACCAAATGTCAGaaagtggaagaaatgtgatctaagtgaccttgaccatggaatgattgttggtgccagatcggATCGTTTTAGTATCTCAGGAGCTGGGATTTTCAGGCAcagcattctctagagtttacagagaacggtgtgaaaaacaaaaaacatttaGCGAGTGGCAGTTTTATCGGTAAACATGCCTtcttaatgagggaggtcaggggagaatggccagattagttcaagttgacaggaaggtgacagtaagtcaaataataatgttacaacagaggtgtgcagaagagcatctctgaatgcacaacacatcgaaccctgaagaggatgggctacagcagcagaagaccacattgTACGAGttactaataaagtggtcaccaaACGCATGTCCAATGTGTGACTGGGAAGTGAAAAAGCTGGAGGTGATGTTTCTACATACCTGCTGCCCTCACTAGTGATGATAACTAGTCCTCATCTCTGGATTACTAGCCCAGTCCTAAAACCAGAGGCCAATGGATCACATAACATTGACAAAATTGAAATATGAACGAAAAGCCATAGTAGTTCTTTGCTGGTAACTTGGTTATCACTTACCAGTAGTAGAGGCTGCTAGGGCCAAGGAGCAACCATGCAGACAGGGGCATTCTGCTGTCCTTGTTACACCGGGTGAAGCAGCCCGTAAAATACAGGCAGAAAATGATGAAGAGGGGGACATACCTGTGGCAGAGGACCAACACAACAGTCTGTCAGATTGAGCATTCCTCTGACCTACCAGTACCTCCGACCACACTGGAACATAAATACCCCTGACTGCAGTGAATCATAAACGCCTCCAACAATATTATGTTTGTAGCATGTGACCATCTGCTCTTTTTTTTGACAAAACTACAGTTTATTCACATACAAAATACAAACATCAGGGATTTACAAGACCACTAACAATTTCAAATATGGTTATTACTATCTACAAAATTCcctgggggaggggagcccactGTTCCTGGAAATCCCTCACTGTACCCATAGTGACCGCATGCTCCCTCTCTAAGCACACTCGTGCATGAACGTTAGCCTGGAAGAGGGGCAGAAAGTTGGCTTGGGCCAAACCCTTTGTTAAGTCTGAATGTCAAATTTAACAGAAGCAGCTTGCCTGTGTGATAAACATGTGGCAGAAATGCTTATCCATGATCTCAGTTAACCACTTAATTAGTTTAACTAATTTGTTTTGGGTGGTTAGCGCAACACGATTACAGCAGCAGTGACCTGGGTACagctcccaccactgtctgcgaggagtttgtatgttctccctacaACTATGTGgggttctgctgctgtctgtgactttttacattctccccgtgacaatGTGGGTctcctctggctgctctggtctcctctggatgctctgtgCTCTGGTCTCTTCTGGCTGCTCTGGTCTCCTCTGGCCGCTCTGTGCTCTGGTCTCCTCTGGCTGCTCTGTGCTCTGGtgtcctctggatgctctggtctcctctggctgctctgtgctctggtctcctctggatgctctggtctCATCTGGATGCTCTGTGCTTTGgtctcctctggatgctctgtgctctggtctcctccaacattccaaagacataaattagtaagttaattggtcacatggatgtaattcgGCAGCACGGGGCACTTCGAATCTGTACGACTGAATAAAACTAACTAGCTATCCTCCAATGcctcagcaagtgagagagaaaggTACCATGGCTGCTATTTTGTTCATAGGTGAGAGCACAAAGCAAACAAACATCTGAACATGATAGTTAACACCGAGTTTCAGCCCGTTGTCAGAAGTTAATAATTGCATATTCGTGCTGCCCCATTCAACTCGCGCCAACAATCATACATCAAAATAAGTTCATGGTCCTTTCATTGTTGCTTCACAAGGACTAGCAGCGCTGGCACTACAGTGTTGTTCACCATCTGATACTGTTCCAGAACTGGTAGATTTATCCAGCAGAAGAATATCATCCACAACTGGTTTGAAATCGAGAGCAGGGAGTTTTTCATGTGGTCTTTCATGTATGAACAAATTACCTCATCATAATCTTGCACCTAATCGTTTACCTGCGCTGTGCACTTACACGCTAGTCTGCATTAATATTTTTTATCTTACcaacaggactgatgaagggtgtcagcccgaaatgtcaactgcttattcccttctGTAGATACtggttgacctgctgagctcctccagctttttgaTATTTTCACTACATTACGGGTCCTTTACACATGGCATTTATCGGCACGGtgatgtagcagttagtgcagacACTTTACTGCGCCGGTGATCACCGATCGGGGTTCGATTcccgtcgctgtctgtaaggagattgtacgttctctccatgaccgcgCAGGTTCGTCTGGGTGCATGATATAAGGGGGCGTCATTTTATGTACAcaaagaatggtgggtgtgtagaatgccCTCTCagcgtggtggtagaggcagatacattaggggcatttaagaaatccttagacaggcacatggacggtagaaaaatggagggctctgcaggagggaggggttagattgatcatagagtaggttatattccaaagatgtactgttaggattagtgagctacttgtgagctgcccccaaATCACTAGCCCTTGGCCCCTGTTGTTcgttgatgcaaaatgatgcatttcactgtatgacaACCATTTCAATGCTTcattgtacgtgtgacaaataaaacttacTCCGAATCTTATTTatgcactctgtggccactttattaggtacacctgctcattaatgcaaatatctaatcagtcagttATGTGGCAGCAAACTCAATTCATaacagcatgcaaacatggtcaagagattcagttgttgttcagaccaaacatcagaatgggaaaagaacgtgactttgactgtggaatgattgttggtcccaggcagagtaggttgagtatcttagaaactgttgATATCCTGGGCTTTTCACGCACAACACTCTCTGGAGTTAACAGAGAATGCTGCAAaaattttgtgtgcagttttggtcccctaatctgaggaaagacatctttgccatggagggagtacaaagaaggttcagcagattgattcctgggatggcaggactttcatatgatgaaagactggattgactaggcttatactctctggaatttagaagattgaggggggatcttattgaaacgtataaaattctaaagggattggacaggctagatgcaggaagattgtacccgatgttggggaagtccagaacgaggggtcacagtttgaggataaaggagaagctttttaggaccgagatgaggaaaaacttcttcacacagagagtggtgaatgtgtggaattctctgccacaggaaacagttgaggccacttcattggctatgtttaagagggagttagatatggcccttgtggctaaagggatcagggggtgtggagagaaggcaggtacagggttctgagttggatgatcagccatgatcatactgaatggtggtgcaggctcgaagggccgaatggcctactcctgcacctattttctatgtttctatgtttctaaaaacaagaaaaaacatccagtgaacgcAGTACCGTGGGCAAAAATGGTCAGAGGCGAATGGCTGtactggttcaagccgacaggcaggtgacagtaactcaaatgttAACATGTGTTACAACCGTGGTGTgccgaagagcatctctgaatgtacaacacatcgaaccttgaagtggatgggctacagcagcagaataccacaaacgtacactcagtggccactttattaggtacagtagttacttaataaagtggccactgagtgtaattggTGCGGAGATTAGGACTCATAGGACTCTGTATTCTTGCTTTGTGTTGTCTGTTGTATTCAGTCATGGAATTGTTATCTGAGTCTCTGCTTTGCTTAACAATGACAGCTGGAGAAGGCAAGAATTCCCGTTGTTTTTAGCTACTTACCACATCAGGTGACCCAGGGATTCATCGTAGTAATAAAGAAGCTCAAAGGAGTCAATCTGTTGGTTTAAAAAGAGAACTTTATATTAATCACTTGCCATCTGTGGTCGGTGGCGTAAACGAGTCAGTCTTTACATTCTCTGAGAATTGGGCTGTTCACAGTTTGTCAGGTGACAGGGAGTAGCGCATTTTAAAGAATCAAACAGCCCCGATGGATGCAGAGTAAAGGAAGGAGCTCTGTCCCACAGAACAGGagagcataggaacaggccattcggcccattataCTCGTGCTGAAAACAATGCTGAATTAAAtgaaatcccttctgcctgcatgtGATCCACATCTCTATATTCATTTATCTGTCTAAAACTATTATCGTGCCTGTTTCCACCACTCTGCCTGGCAGCACATTTTGGGCACCTACCACCCTCTATGTAAAATCAGCATGTCTCATTcgaattcccttctcctcacacCCTTGGTACTGGATCAAGAATCAACGTTATTCGCTGTATACTTTTACATGTGTTCGGAATTTGCTGTGGTATGTTGGTCAGGGTGCGACATGCGACAAAAACAACATTCACCAATCATATAAAATAAGTTtcgaagtacagatatggaataaaatatgcataaataccagcattataaaaagtggcttTAAAtgcttacagtgcagtgcagtgactgaggtagtaGATAGTGGGGAGTTGAGGGGGCAGGTGCTAACCCTCAACTGCCTAGAGGAAGAAACTTTAAAGACGacttgaagtttttgttttaatagcctatTCCACCTTTCCAGTAGGGATCTTTGGAAAatgcagtttgcagggtgggtagtgtctgcaatgGCTTTTCCTGCCTGTGTCTTTGTCCTGGACACCTGCAGGTCCTGCAGTGACAGTAGACTGCAGCCAATTatcttttctgctgacctgacagtttgcTGCAGTTTTTGTAGATAGTGAGAGGATTTAGTACCATCTGACACTTGATAATACGTGGGATGTGCCGGCTTTCATGAACTGTGCCAGCCTGCCATTCACCTTTCTCAAATAGGGTCCCACCGTGCTAGTTAGGGACTGTTTTGCACTGTAGCCATTATCGCCTAAAGTCCCCTGGTCAGTAAAAACCAAATATTAACCTATTGCACTTTGCCTTTGAAACTCGTTCCTTTGAGGACAAGCTGCTACACTTACAGGgaacgctgccacaagaaagcaacatcaatCATCATGGACCCCCATAATCCAAGGCATGCATTCCTCTCACTGCCACCatagggcaggaggtacaggagccttacgtcccgcaccaccaggtttgggaacagttattaccctacaaccatcaggcccctgagcGTTcatggataaattcactcacaaAATGTGCAAAATGTGTGACATGGACATAGTGGGCCTTTTTCCATACTGTGTTACACTATGACTCTGTTATCaatccttctaccgtctgcgtgagatgttggggctatcgggactttgagactttttttttaccgtgcccatggtctgctgttatcaaattacagtaatgctttgcactgttgtaactatatgttataattatgtggtttttgtcagttttagtcttggtctgtcttgcgtttctgtgatatcataccggaggaacattgtatcattttttaatgcatgcattctaaacgacaataaatgaggactgagtgtcatcataatctaatctaatcggtAAAGGtcagagtcaaagtaaatttattttcaaactaCGTATATTTCTGTGCAGGAGTCTTAGGCTCATGTATAAAacttctgtaaagcaaagatgctttcaaaaataatgaaaaagtttctaaatatcaaaaaatttacTATAAAGTGCAGTAAACATTAGAAAAATAAAGTCAAACCAATATGTGGtatgaccaccctttgcctttaaaactgcatcaattctatTAAGTACACAGTCATGCAGTTTTGTAAGAAAATGGGCTGGTAGGTTGTTTCAAGCATCCTGGAGAGCTTGCCACAGTTCTTGTGCAGACTTTGGTTGTCTCGCTGGCTTCTGTCTCTCCGAGTAATCCCAGGCAGctttgatgatgttgagatcagggctctgtggaggcgtTACCATCTGAAACAGTATGCagaatctagggtgcctaagacttttgcacattactgtacatgtcaccatataatagcttcagatttattttcctgcaggcatttacaagaaaataaagaaatataatggaattcatgaaaaaaaactacacataatcaaaCACCGACAGAtagccactgtgcaaaagacaaatgatACGAATAATAAAAGGAATTAGGTAAaactgaggacatgagttgtagtgTCCTCGAAAGCGAGTCCGTACTGTagattgtggagtcagttcagcattgagaTGAGATGGGTCAGGAGACTAATGTAGGGTAAAAAGCAAGGAGCGTTGATGGTGTCTTTCTGCCATATTCTTATGTTAAAGCCATGACCACCAATGGTAGGGCAATGAGGACTGGGGATGTGTGTGGATGAGGTGGCAAGATCGCACTCACAGTCTCTCCCCGCACCCCGTCTCCCCTCGAGTATAAGGAGGGTTAATCAGGTGGGAGGCCTTCCAAATGAAGAGACAGGCGCTTACCAGTGTTTCCGGCTTGAGGTCCTTCATGATTGGGTTTTCCCGGACGGACAAGTGCAACTGGTATCCACTCAGAATGAGCCGGTGATTCACGGAGTCGCCTACGAGGTGAATGCTGGCTCCCATCACGAATGTTATGATGCAGATGTACACCGCTGACAGAGGGAGAGTCTTGGGGGAGCGTTCAATAAGCTGCAACAGGTACATGAAAGGCGGTCAATAGTTCTGTGCTTTTAGTCAAAGTGGGAGAACCTAGGGAGCAACTTAAAGGACGGAGAAGCATTTAGGCTTAGGGAGGAGGTATCGAATGTTAAGGCAGTTGACAGGAGAGACACAGAATTTACATTTCCCctggctggagttttcagaacagggagctgggtggggggggggggggggggtcatagtCTTGAAACAGATATTTTCCTTTTGCACTATGCATTTacttacttgtttgtttatcAATCTAATTATCTATCTATTCACATCTCAAATTTTCAAAgtgcacttattatcaaagaaagtataaattatacaaccttgagatctgtttgcttacaggcagcctcaaagcaagaaacccgaaagaaccaaatttaaaaaaaataaagactcAACACCTGATGCACAGAGAAAGGGGGAAAAGAAAAcacaaaccatgcaaacaatagaactGCGAAACAAGGTTtcgaaccaaaattgagtccttagatctgaacctcaggagtaggcccaaagcctctgtGTCAGTCCATCATATTCGTGGGCACGGAGCACAGCAGGCAGGGTAGTCTTCCATCTATCCCCATCTGTCTATCAATCTACCTACCTATCTATTATTGTAACCTACAGAAACTTTTTTCATACATTGCACTGtacttagggttgccaacttactcactcccaaataagggacaaaagtagcagtcaaatacgggacacttgtgtttaccccgagaaagactaccatgaccatgaagccttgtgcgggcgcctgagtgcgcatgtgtgacgtgcgcatgcgtgtacgtgctgatttttttctataaATTGGTTtgggcttaatcttcccgattctgttaagtgaaactacactgtacatacattatttctactttatataggctgtgtatttatcatattattccgcttttactatatgtttgtgttattttaggttttacgtgttatttggtatgatttggtaggttattttttgggtctgggaacgctcaaaaatttttcccatataaattaatggtaattgcttctttgctttacgccattttggcttattaacggtttcataggaacgctctaccttagcggggggaatACGGGACAAGGACGGTCCCATAtggaacaaaccaatttagcccaatatacaggatgtcccggctaatatggaacagttggcaaccctaactgtactgctacaacaaaacaacaaatttcacgacatatgccagtgataataaacctggtgctAGTCTATTGGGAACTGACaatctgccagaggaactcagcaggttgagcagcatttgtgggaggaaaggtatttatgttttgggtcaaaaccctgtatCAGGACTCGTGATTAGATCTGctcaacctactgagttcctccagcagagggCGCATtatccaggttccagcatctactCATTGAactttcataaacacaagagattctgcagatattggaaatcatcaggaacacccacaaaatgctggaggaactcgacaggtcaggcagcatctatggagatgaataacctgtcgatgttttgggcattGATTGCTCAGAGGTTTGTGTCAGTACATTTATATTCAGTTCTACCTCCAAGGTCATCTCTTCTCTTTCCTCCATATGGAATAACATTAGTCTCTTTACAGCCACAAAATTTCCTGGAACTCTGTGTACCCTCGATCAGAAGCAAGCTATCCAATGTATAACGTATTAGACCATaggacctaggagcagaattaggccatttagctcatcgtctgctctaccatttgatcCTGGTTGATATCTTATCCCTTTCAACACCTTTCGTCCGCCTTCTCTCCATAGCCCTTAAAgtccttactaaacaagaacctatcaccctcctctttaaacatacccagtgaGCTGGCCACAACACCTATGGCATTGTGTGTGAGTAAGCCTGATGCTGGGCTCCCTCATCTGTAATGACCATGAATTTGAAATGGCTGGGAAACAAtggggaaaggaaaggggagctCTAGGGGTTTTTCTTGTATTCACCAAGGAACACTAGGTGAAGGCACATTCAATCAGAGGTCAGTCCAGCCTTGTGGAAAGTTGGGacataaaagattctgcagatgtgtctgaattgctgagtgtgctcCAGGCTCTTTCATCATGATTATCAATACCGATTATAGAAGGTAGAGGAGCCAGCCCTTGTGACATACCGCCTGCTACTGTCAAACAGACAATAACCATTTACCCTGTGTATCCCTGCTGCCTCCTGTAGCTTGTGGTGCCTCATACCTcgaacaacaaacacaaatgCCCACGTGACTCATcaggtcacacagcatccacggagggggataaacagtcgGCTTCTCGGACCGAGCCCATCCCGTAGTTACCCGCAGTCCCCGGGGCACAACCAGATTTTATTCCTGAGACATGTTCAGAACCAGAGCTGTCTATAGGTTGGAAGTGAATAGGAAGCGCGTGGGGCAGGGACGGTGCTGATGGGAGAGCGAGCCGCTGCAGGAACAGGAACAGCAACCGCCAGCAGGCCTCATTGACGCACTGAGAGAGTCTACTCAGAGCTTTAATCCAGCCCCTAGTTATTGTGGCTCAAGGGTCGGGGAAGGGAGGGGCTGGCAGgtagaggaggaaaccagaagatgTCGGCAGCCCAGAAGCAGCTAAGGATTAAAGattactttatttgtcacacgtacattgaaacacgcAATGAAATGTGtctaatcaaatcagtgaggattgtactagacagcttgcaagtgtcaccacacttccagaaccaacatagcatgccctcaactAACTAATCctaacccaggggttcccaacctgggatccattgacatttgcttaatggtatcattccacggcataaaaaagattgggaacctctgtcctaacccgtacgtcttcagaatttgggaggaaactgaaacacctGGAAGAAATCCATGTTGTCACGGtcagaacatagaaactccttacagacagcagtgggaatcaaaccctgatATTACTGCTGGCACGGTACAGTGCTACGCTGACCACCATACCACTGTATCCATACCTTCGGACTCCCAGTCCGTCATATGAATGGGCTGTTTGTAACGGGGAGAACTGGTATCATGCTAACAATGGGAGACCCTTCAGCACATCACACCACACCATCTCCCTGGGATGCTCTCCCATCAACTCCTTCCCCCTCTATCTTTTCTGTACCCCCATAATTGATTCTCTCTCACTCAGGGGCTGGATTAAAGCTCTGAATTCTccagggtcattttggtagccgtatacattccacctcaggccaatgtcaagcaggctttaggtgatctgagtaatgggatcaacatgcaggaaacagcgcaccctaacgccttcatcatcgttttgggagattttaaccaggtcagtctgaaaaaaaatcactgagcaattaccatcaacagatcacttgcaataccagaggaaacaccactggaccattgctacaccaccatcaagactgtctactgtgctattccacaccctcacttcgggaagtctgatcacctgggggtacttctactccctgagtataggcaggaactgaagactgcagcaccagtagtgaggaccaagaaggtattgGCAAAGGAAGCACgagagcacctacaggactgctttgaattggtggactggactgtattcagggattcatcttcgaacctggatgagtatgctgcagttgttaccaacttcattaaaacctgtgtggatgagtgtgtgcctacaaagacttgctgtacattcctaaactaaaagctgtggatgaatcaggaggtacatcatctgctgaaggctagatctgtggcattcaagtctggcgacccagacctgtaccagaaaaccaggtatgatttgcggagggcgaTTTCAAGGGCGaacagacaattttgaatgagtttggaggcaacattggatgcacggcaactctggcagggtttgcaagacattacttcctacaaagcgaaacccaatagcatgaatggcagtgatgcttcactatcagatgaactcaatgccttctatgctcgctttgaaagggagaacacaactacagctgtgaagatccctgctgcacttgaCGAttctgtgatctccgtctcagaggctgatgttatgctgtctttctttttaaatctttttattgaataagtatacaaaagggtaagccctataggcactaatacactgttagaatataaaaaaattacaggagatattaatacagaaaaaaagtgatacaaacaatgtaatttaaacataacatactaaggtaacataatagtatactaatttttatatatatatatgtatatatatatatatatatctcaatagagaaaagaaaaaaaaaaccccaaaaaaa is a window of Mobula birostris isolate sMobBir1 chromosome 14, sMobBir1.hap1, whole genome shotgun sequence DNA encoding:
- the LOC140209684 gene encoding ceroid-lipofuscinosis neuronal protein 6 homolog isoform X2, yielding MRKRQQQPLQTPFFLPRNAGKEQENLDKKPQFHLDLWFYFTVQNWILDFGRPIAMIILPLEWFPLNKPSVGDYFHMAYNVITPFLLLKLIERSPKTLPLSAVYICIITFVMGASIHLVGDSVNHRLILSGYQLHLSVRENPIMKDLKPETLIDSFELLYYYDESLGHLMWRPEHRASRGDQSTEHPDETRASRGDQSTEQPEETRASRGHQSTEQPEETRAQSGQRRPEQPEETRAQSIQRRPEQPEETHIVTGRM